The Vibrio syngnathi DNA window AAATTACAAAGCCTTGTTTGAAGGGAGTTCAAACAAGGCACAAGTTAGTCGCTCTTAACTATCTATTATATATCTCTTATATCTCTTATATCTCGCTCTGTACCTCGTTCACAGCGACATCTAGAGTTTGCAAATTATCATTATGAGTCGCGACTCCAATCATCAAGATATTCCCGTCGGTATAGTAGTCATGATCTTCATCGATCACTTCCACCTTTGCTAATGGGTACTTGTCTAGCTCAATATCAGGTAATGACATTCGTATCTGATGAGCGAGCCTATCTCGCTCTTCATCAACATTAGGGTCAATGTTATGCAGTATGGTCACAATGCCGGAGTAAGGGGTGACTTTAAGGCCATCATCATAACTAATTGCCCCCAGCCACTGAGGCTGATTGGTTTTGGTGTCAACACCTGCACGCCACCAGCGAATATGACTGCGCTTCATCAAATTACCAGGTAACTGAAACGCCATATCTTGTGGCTTGTCTCGCCAATACAAATCGGACACTGGTGGTGTTTTGTCTCTTAGCAATGCGAGATAACCTTCCCATTCAATCTCATTTCGAGAGAATGTTTGATTTTCTATCCAGCCTAATTGCTTCATTAAGTCTCTTGGGGTTGATCCAACATATATTACGTTGATCGCTTGTGCCGAGTAGAACGAAGATTTGCCGGGGAACGCTTTATAGGTCACCGAGTTCCAGTCTACTTTGTTTATTTGCGCCGTCGCTTGTTGATTCTGAAAATCATCCGCTTTCCAGAAAAAGTGTGCGTAGTTAGCAAATAATACCCACGCCAACAACAGCGCACTGGATTTAAGCACCAAGCGTCGCCACTTCATTCGATAACCAATAATGGTGAAAACCAATACCGCGAATACCCCGACGATCAAACTATTATGCTCAGAGATAAATATCTTAAGGCTATTAAGCCACGGAAAGTTTTCAACGCCGTGCGCCAGTAACATGCCCCAAGCGATGAACTGTCCACCACCGAGAGCCAAGCCGATAAACGCCAACACACTGAAATTGCGCCACGGTACACGATGTGAGCCAGCTATAAATGGCACAACCCAAGCGATAGGCCCTAGTAAGCGAGCAAAAAGAATGATGTATGTACCTTTGCGAGCAATTAGGTAACGACAGCGCGCAATTAATCTTTTGGTTTTAGGGCGACACCGAATGAGCTTGCGTTGCGCTTTAGCACCGTATTTATAGCCAATGAAATAGCTGAGTTGGTCACCAAGCAAACCACCAAGCATCACCAGAACCAAAGCCATCCATGCACCTGAATACAGTTGAAAGCCCGCTGCGATAAAGAAGGGCTCTCCCGGTACAAATAGGTTTGGGCCAATGAGAGCATCACCCAATGCCCCCAGAAATAGCCCTAGTCCATCAAACATAACAACCTCAATGCTTACTGTTCTTTATAATGACCAAACTTGTAGTTCATCTCGTTGTTACGCATTTCGCCTTTAAAGAAGCGTCTCACATTGGCCTTAAGGTAAGTTGAACCGGTCTTCACAACGCCATCTTGATCTAAGCGGCGCGGGTCAAAACCAAAAGTCATATTTAGGAATCTAAATCGCCATGTTTTACTCGCACGTTTTACGTAGTCACAGTCTTCACACAGGACGATCTCTTCATCGAAACCGCCGATTTCATCATGCGCTCGTTTAGTCGAGAAAATACAGGCGCCAATCGCTGTCGGGAAGAAGAACTGCGTAGTAAACAAACCAGCATTGAAGAGCCCATAACCAAACTTGTGTACAAGCGGCAAGCCTTTCGAACTCATATACACACCCGCGACTTCAAGCTTGTTCTCCTCTAGTTCATAAAGCGCTTTCGCAAGGAAGTTTCGAGGTAAGCTCACATCGGCATCCAAGAAAAGGATTCGGTTGTATTGCGCCAATGATGCACCGGTGTTTCTGCCAAGGCTCACACCACGATTTTCCATATGATGAACCGTTAACTTTGGCAACGCGCTTTCATAAGCTTGTGCCACCCCTCTTGTGTTGTCTTCACTGTTCGAGTCGACAACAATCACCTCAAACTCTTGGTGGGTTTGCACACTCAACTCTTCCATTAAGCGACTGATGCGTTTCTCTTCGTTTAGCGTAATTACGACAATGCTTACCGGTTCCATATTTTTACCTATTCATTCTGCTGTTTAATTAACACTAAGATTAACCAACCAAGCCTTAACCAAGTCTTAGGTAATCATTCATTTTCCATTCATTAACTTGATGATTTAGCAGCGCTATAAATAGATATTATTGGCAATGTAAAAGGCGATAAAATGGGGGGAATAAGAGTTAGTGAACGTTTTATCTCCAAACGAATCATATATCGAAGGAAATTCACTTTGAGATGGGCTTCTGACTTGCTCAGATTTGAATGTGATGTTAGTATCCGCGCTCGCTTAAGCATGAACTCGTTTATGCCTAAGCTTTACCACATACTCAAGGTCGCATTGAGGTGTGAAGTTAATTTTTACTAATTTGAGAGTAAAACTATGAAATTTGAAGCAGTAGTACGTACTGAACTAGGTAAAGGTGCGAGCCGCCGCCTACGTCACGCTGGTAAATTCCCAGCTGTAATCTACGGTGGCGAAGCAGCAGCTGTAGCTATCGAACTTGTTCACGCTGACGTGATCAACCAAATGGATAAGCCTGAATTCTACGAAACAATCACTCTAGTGATTGACGGCGCAGAAGTTAAGGTTAAGCCGCAAGACGTTCAACGTCACGCGTTCAAGCCTAAAGTTGAGCACATGGACTTCATCCGTATCTAATTCCCTACCAAGGAATAAGATTGGATTAATCCAGCCTTCTGCATAGAAAAGACAATCGATCTTACCAGTCGAGAATCTAGAAATTCGAAACCCCGATGCTACCAACATCGGGGTTTCACCGTTTTTGAGCCCTCAAAAACGCCTCAAATCTCGCGCAATACACTGAAAATAATCAACTTTCCTCTTCCCCACTTTATCCCAGTCTTGCTTAGGTGGATTAAGGGTGGACTTATACAGTAGTTTTTCTAACACAAAGACTAGACCGCTTTTTCGCTAGGCTCCGCACACTCACTTTTCAAAACATAACACTCAGCCTCCCTGGCCAAAAATCATGGATTCGATTCCGAATTAGCGAATAAAGAGGAGTAATATTAGGATGGTTGTAGCAGTTTACCTTGGAAGGTTATCGTGCATTTACAGGGTCAAGCGGCCTGAATACCCAACTTTCCTTAGGCTCTTCTTTCTAGAGCGTTCGTAATGTCTTTTTTGAGTTCCTCTGAAAGGCGTTCGAATTGTTTTGGTACAACCAAACCTTCCTCGCACATTTGCATGAGTTGGATAAATGCTCGGCTTCGAGAATGGCCATCAAAAATAAGCTTCATTTGCTTTTGAGATTCTTTGGAGTACTCGCACATAAAGTGAAACCTTTCCCCTACAGATTCTGATTCATCAGTAATCGCTTTGATGGCTTCATCTAGCTGACGAGTACAAAACAGTTGCGCAGCTTCACTCTTTATCTCGCAAAAGATTTTCCAATCAGACTCTTTGACATTCATACAGACCTCCACAAAGTGTTACTTCTTAGGGTAGAACATTACGGCGTTTAAAAGATGTGAACGACACGATTTGATCTGCTCCAGTCAGACTGGACACTTAGCTAAGCGACATGATGCTTATACTTCTTCTCACGCCAACACCATATTGCATAACTTAACGGGTTAGCACCTATCGAACCCCAAAAACCACTCATCAATACATCGGTAGTTTGCGCCCAGCCCCAAACACTTTCTGACATAAAAACGGTTCAATACTTCGACCGACCATCACTCCTAAGAGTGCGGGAAATGATGTACGGATAGTAAATCTAAGACTTCCTTTTTTCCTCTCTAGCTTCCATTTTGAAAACTCGATATCAGGATCTTTCACTATCGCCTCCATAAGATAATTTGCCTGAAGCGCATAATGCCTAATTGAGTCGCTGACAACACTACCTATACACTCAAACCTACGACCGAAATCACTGAAACTAATCCAAGTAGAAAATTACAAGCGTAACAGTCTGCTTAAATGCTTGCCATGGCGCAATTTGCAACACCTGTGGCGATTTACTACAATATAAATACAAACTAAATTAGGAGACATATTATGGCTACTGCAAGTGTACGTATTGACCAAGATCTTTTTGATAAGGCAGCGATAATGGCTAAAGCACTAAACCGCACTACACCAAAACAAATTGAGCACTGGGCTAAAATCGGGAAAATGATGGAAGACAACCCTGATCTACCTTATGAGTTCGTAAAGCAAGCAGTCATAGCAAAAGCTGAGAAGGAAGCAGGTAAATTAGAGGCTTACTCTTTTGACTAAGATTACCAACATTCTTCAGACACCTACTTTTAAGAAGGCGGTCAAGAAATTACACAAGAACCAAAAAACGGATCTAGATAATGCTATTCGAGCCCTTATGGAAGATCCGCATCTTGGTGAGCAGAAGAAAGGTGACCTGTTTTTCTTGAGAGTGCATAAATTTAAGATGGTTAAGCAATTAACATTGCTCGGTTATAGCTATGAAGATGGTACTGTAACTCTCGAACTAATAGCTCTCGGCTCGCACGAAAATTTTTATCGAGATATGAAGAAAATATATTGATTCAATGTGATCGAAAATATCCTTGCCCGTCTGAGCCATACTCGTTTGTTGAACGAAGCCGCTACGCGGCAGAGTAAAACAGCTACCATCCATACTCTTGTAACGCTATAACTCTCCTTATGAACAACACCTTACTAACCTTAAACTGCAAGGTAAACCACCTGCAACTATTGATGCCTATTCTCGTGTGGTTCGTCGAAAGGCATTTGATAATAAGGAGAATGGCATCAACCAAAATAGAGGAGGTGTAACGACGAAAGAAACGAAAAATAGCTAACTGGTTAATAAGATTGCTATCGCAACCTTATCTTGGCCTCGCTCGCCTTGAGGAAAAACCTAAAAGCGATGTGCCCTTCAAACTAAATTACACAATTTACTTAATAATGTGGCTTCGGGCTTGTTCAACACTTGGGATTTAGTGTTGGCTGCGCAACACCTTAATCCTTATTCGTTATATGCGTTCTAAAATTGATTAAAAACAGCTTCTATTTTGTTACCATCTAAATCCAGAACATAAGCTGCATAATAACCTTCACCATATTCAGGTCTTAGATTAGGCTTACCTGAACAAGTAGCTCCATTTTCAATTGCTACCTTATAGAAATTATCGACGGCTTCAGTATTTGGGGCATTAAAGGCGACATGAGAGCCATTACCATTAGTCGGACTATTTTCACAAGGACAACCAATCCAAAATTCAAAACTATTACCATAAGCTGCTGCAATTCCATCAATATAATGGGAGCGTTTTATTGAGAGAGTCTCAAATACCGCATCATAAAATGCTACTGCCGCTACTACGTCTTTTGTACCAATAGAAATATGATTAATGATCACGTCAATCTCCTTATTAATTTTAATCCTTTCAAGCATATCAACGCCTTGCTAAGGTGTGAGCAAAGCAATACGTTAGCCTCCGCATAATACCTTAAACACATAAACCAACGCATAGTAAAAATGCCACGCGTTGCGAATCACTCTTAAGCAACTTGTTATACCGCTTGGTTGAGGCTAAAATGACCAAAACAAAGACCACTTAAGAGACCTATTACATGACCACTAGAATTTTAGCCGATGTTGCTGCAAGCATTACTGAATTAAAAGCTAACCCTATGAAAGTTGCAACTAGTGCTTACGGTGAACCTGTTGCTGTACTGAACCGAAATGAGCCAGCATTTTATTGCGTACCAGCCGAAGCGTACGAAATGATGATGGACAGACTCGAAGATCTTGAACTACTAACTATTGCGAAAGAGCGTGAATCTGAAGAGAGCATTTCGGTAAATATTGATGACCTATAAACTCGACTTTAAAAAGAGCGCACTCAAAGAGTGGAAAAAGCTTGGCTCAACGCTTCAACAACAATTTAAGAAAAAGCTAATCGAGCGCTTAGATAACCCGCATGTTCCGGCTTCAAAACTCTCTGGAGCTGACAACATGTATAAGATTAAGCTTCGCCAATCGGGCTACCGTCTCGTCTACAACGTTGAAGACGATGTCATCATTGTAACCGTCTTAGCTGTCGGAAAACGCGAACGTAGCGATGCTTACCGTAAAGCTATGAAAAGGTTAGATGATTGATTGCGGTATAACGAATGACATGGATTCCCCCTACCGAGGATCTGCCACACTTATGTGGTACTTAACGCCTTGCTAAGGTGTGAGCAAAGCAATACGTTAGCCTCCGCATAATACCTTAAACACATAAACCAACGCATAGTAAAAATGCCACGCGTTGCGAATCCCTCTTAAACAGATTGTTGAACGAAGCCGCTGCGCGGCAGATTAAAACGAGTGCAAGCCATACTCTTGTAACACCATCACCCTGATGGTCGTTCACAGGAGTAACCCCATGAAACCCGATGACTTAAAACGCTACAACACCCTTTATGAACAACACCTTACCAACCTAAAGCTGCAAGGTAAACGACCTGCGACGATCGATGCCTATTCTCGTGCGGTTCGTCGGATCACCGCTCATTTCGATCGCGTTCCTGACACATTAACCACTGCCGACCTCAAACAGTTCTTCGCGTCTCTTATTCAAACCCATTCGTGGAGCACCATTAAACTCGATCGTAATGGCTTGCAGTTTTTCTATCGCTACACGCTCGATAAACAGTGGGAGTGGCTCAATATCGTCAAGCCGCCACAAGTAAAACGACTGCCCGACATACTGACACCACAGCAAGTCAGCTCTCTGATTACTCACACTCGACAAGCACGTTATCAGGTGTTTTTTCTTACTCTGTACAGCATGGGGTTACGACTCAGTGAGGGATTAAATCTTACGGTTCATGATATCGACAGCCAAACAATGCGCGTTCACATACGGGAAGGAAAAGGCGGAAAAGACCGAATGGTGCCGCTTCCGCAGCGAACGCTTAAGGCACTCCGCACGCACTGGCTTACCCATAAGCATCCTTGCTACTTATTTCCTGGACTTGGTACATGTCACGACACCCCCATGGATCGTGGCGGAATTCAAAAGACGATGAAACTTGTACTTAAAGAGTGTGGTATCAAAAAGCATGCGAGTCCTCATTCACTCAGACATTGCTTCGCAACGCACTTACTTGAGCAAGGAGTCGACCTGCGTTCACTGCAATCACTGCTCGGTCATGCAAGCCTCAACACCACGGCACGATACACCCGAATGACTCAGATAAAGCAGCGTGATGCGGCAATGGCCATCAACCAATTAACGGATGATCTAGACTTAACATGGAGCATAAAATGAGTACTTTCATTGAACTGCTTCGCCAGCATCATCGTGCGCTTAAGCATCACTATCATGCGCAGATAAATGGCGATATGCATCGAGCTATTGGGGCGATGCTCCGTTGCAAAACAGAGCAACAAGGACGCTCACAATGGTTCTGCAGTCACTGCCATCACGATGACCGATTGCCTCTTTCTTGTGGTCATCGCCATTGCCGTATCAACTAAGAGTCTTAGCAAGACATCAACCTAGAGCGACATATAACGGTATGTTTAAGGTGGCATCGGGGGTTTTAAAGGACTTTGCGAAAAGACAGATGCAAGGTGAACTTGGGTTTACCGCCGTGCTGCATACCCACAGCCGACAACGAAACTTGCATCCACACCTGCATATTATTGTGACGGCAGGCCAATACGACCCATCAAGACAAACGTGGCACAAAGGCAACAAGCATTACCTTTTTAACGCGTTTGCTTTGGCCAAAGTCTGGCGAGCAAGAATGCTAGAGGCGATTAATCAACATCCTACGTTGTGGCTGCCGAGTGGCATTCCCAAACAATGGGTGGTCGATTGTAGGCAGGTTGGTTACGGTCAGTCAGCACTGAGCTATTTGTCGCGCTACCTCTATCGCGGCGTGTTGCCTGATGAAGACATCATCCATATCACCGATGATACCGTCACCTTCCGCTATAAAGAGAGCCAAACCAAAGCATGGCGAACGCGCACCTTGCCCATCCTTAAGTTCTTATTGCTCATTTTGCAGCACGTGCTCCCCAAAGGGTTACAACGAGTTCGGGATTACGGATTTTTACGTGGTCAGGCACACGCCTTAAGAGCCCGCATTCAACTGCTGTTATTGAACTTGGTCTATAGGATGCCGCCACTCACCGCCCCGATAAGGAGCAAAGCGATAAGAATATGCCCTTGCTGTGAGCATGAGATGGCGTGTGTTGGAGTAAGCCGACCCATGTAGCCGAAAGGCATTTGATAACAAGGAGAATGGCATTGACCAAAACAGAGGAGATGTGACGACGAAAGAAATAGAAAACAGCTAACTGATTGATAAGATTGCTATCGCAACCTTATCTTGGCCTCGCTCGCCTTGAGAAAAGCCTCAAAGCGATGTGCCCTTCAAGTTCAATCGTACAATTTACTTAACAAAGTGGCTTCGGGCTTGTTCAACACTCGGGATTTAGTGTTGGCTGCGCAACACCTTAATCCTTATTCGTTAAGCCTCTATTTTACGTTGGACGCTGATTCTTTATTTGGGCGGGCATCAATAGTGACAAGTGTATCACCTTGAGTTAACCCCAACTCTTTAAAAACTTTGAGCAACTTAGTTAACTCTGTGTCATTAAAATAGAGAATAACTTTAATGGACTTCTTGGTCTGATTTGCAGCCTCATATACTTGAACTTGATTTCTAAGATTCTGCTTTAACTTACTATTACTAGCCAGTTTGAATTCAACGAGAGTTTTGTCCTTATTACCCCTCGAAATTTTATAATCAACAGGTCCTCGGCCATTATTTACTTCAGCATTAACATCAGACATTGATGCAAACCAAGTTAAGCGGAACAGGAGTTGTAAGTCTGATTCTCGTTTGACGGGTTGCCCTTTGATATAGAAGATCTTATAGCCGTCATTGTTTTCAATGACTTGCTTCATAAAGTTTATTCGTTGAAGCGTCTCATCAAAAGTATCAAATTTGTTTTCATAAAACTCTGTGGCCTTGAGCTTTTCTGCAAGAGACTTGACTCTCTCAATGAACATCACTTCTGTTTCTTTAACTTTCAGTTTGCTGATGTCTTTTGCTTCATCACCAGAGTCCTCTTTAAACTTGATAAAGTAATCAATATATTCTGGGTATTTTAGAATCGTAGATACTATTGCTTTGTCATAGTCTCTTTTCTTGGGTTCATTCGGCAAACTACGAGCCAAATAATCATTTAGTTGCGCCCTTAGTTGATCATTTGGTATTGCGTTAGCAATACCACTAAAGTTGGCAATCATGTCTGTTTTATTTATCCACGTTTCATCTTTAGTAAGGATGTCTTTTGGTGTCAAAAGTACAAAGTCACCATCAATAGTGGGGAGATCAAACTGTTTGTTAACCCAAGTTCTCGTTTGGTAGTTGAAGTAGACTTTTTCGACAACGTGAACTTGCCTGAATTTTTTATCAATGTGTTTATGTGCAAAATTTTGAGTGTACTCTAGAAGAAATGATTTAATTAAGTTGGTAGAAAAGTCACTTATGTTATCCCTACCAACACCATCCTTTATAAGACATAGTTTTTCTAGATGACTACTCGTTGTAATTTCTTCAGCGCCAAAGTTAGTAAAAACGGTATGCAAGTTTTCGTTGAGAGCTTTAGCAAACTTAGCTCCTAATCCACTGCCTCCATTTCCTACCGTACTATAACCAAACCAATTTTGTTTCACCTCTGGAAACATAAACCAGCTTCTTATCAACCCCTTATTGATTCCTTCATCTTTAGATACTTCTCTAAGAAAAGATAGATACTGAATCATATTGCTATGTAAGTTTTGATATTCCTGCTTATCACTATTAAACAGCAGAAATGGGTCAACAAACAAAGGCATATCGTTGATCAAAGATGGATTGAATGCGCCATAGTCTTCAATCGAATTTTCACTAACATCAAAGAAATCCGAGAAATATATTTTCATTACAACTCCTAAAGTATCGATTGAGGCTTAAC harbors:
- a CDS encoding type II toxin-antitoxin system RelE family toxin, translated to MTYKLDFKKSALKEWKKLGSTLQQQFKKKLIERLDNPHVPASKLSGADNMYKIKLRQSGYRLVYNVEDDVIIVTVLAVGKRERSDAYRKAMKRLDD
- a CDS encoding TA system antitoxin ParD family protein — its product is MATASVRIDQDLFDKAAIMAKALNRTTPKQIEHWAKIGKMMEDNPDLPYEFVKQAVIAKAEKEAGKLEAYSFD
- a CDS encoding tyrosine-type recombinase/integrase codes for the protein MKPDDLKRYNTLYEQHLTNLKLQGKRPATIDAYSRAVRRITAHFDRVPDTLTTADLKQFFASLIQTHSWSTIKLDRNGLQFFYRYTLDKQWEWLNIVKPPQVKRLPDILTPQQVSSLITHTRQARYQVFFLTLYSMGLRLSEGLNLTVHDIDSQTMRVHIREGKGGKDRMVPLPQRTLKALRTHWLTHKHPCYLFPGLGTCHDTPMDRGGIQKTMKLVLKECGIKKHASPHSLRHCFATHLLEQGVDLRSLQSLLGHASLNTTARYTRMTQIKQRDAAMAINQLTDDLDLTWSIK
- the rplY gene encoding 50S ribosomal protein L25, translated to MKFEAVVRTELGKGASRRLRHAGKFPAVIYGGEAAAVAIELVHADVINQMDKPEFYETITLVIDGAEVKVKPQDVQRHAFKPKVEHMDFIRI
- a CDS encoding type II toxin-antitoxin system Phd/YefM family antitoxin, producing MTTRILADVAASITELKANPMKVATSAYGEPVAVLNRNEPAFYCVPAEAYEMMMDRLEDLELLTIAKERESEESISVNIDDL
- a CDS encoding VOC family protein, whose product is MIINHISIGTKDVVAAVAFYDAVFETLSIKRSHYIDGIAAAYGNSFEFWIGCPCENSPTNGNGSHVAFNAPNTEAVDNFYKVAIENGATCSGKPNLRPEYGEGYYAAYVLDLDGNKIEAVFNQF
- a CDS encoding type II toxin-antitoxin system RelE/ParE family toxin, whose amino-acid sequence is MTKITNILQTPTFKKAVKKLHKNQKTDLDNAIRALMEDPHLGEQKKGDLFFLRVHKFKMVKQLTLLGYSYEDGTVTLELIALGSHENFYRDMKKIY
- a CDS encoding glycosyltransferase family 2 protein translates to MEPVSIVVITLNEEKRISRLMEELSVQTHQEFEVIVVDSNSEDNTRGVAQAYESALPKLTVHHMENRGVSLGRNTGASLAQYNRILFLDADVSLPRNFLAKALYELEENKLEVAGVYMSSKGLPLVHKFGYGLFNAGLFTTQFFFPTAIGACIFSTKRAHDEIGGFDEEIVLCEDCDYVKRASKTWRFRFLNMTFGFDPRRLDQDGVVKTGSTYLKANVRRFFKGEMRNNEMNYKFGHYKEQ
- a CDS encoding LssY C-terminal domain-containing protein, producing MFDGLGLFLGALGDALIGPNLFVPGEPFFIAAGFQLYSGAWMALVLVMLGGLLGDQLSYFIGYKYGAKAQRKLIRCRPKTKRLIARCRYLIARKGTYIILFARLLGPIAWVVPFIAGSHRVPWRNFSVLAFIGLALGGGQFIAWGMLLAHGVENFPWLNSLKIFISEHNSLIVGVFAVLVFTIIGYRMKWRRLVLKSSALLLAWVLFANYAHFFWKADDFQNQQATAQINKVDWNSVTYKAFPGKSSFYSAQAINVIYVGSTPRDLMKQLGWIENQTFSRNEIEWEGYLALLRDKTPPVSDLYWRDKPQDMAFQLPGNLMKRSHIRWWRAGVDTKTNQPQWLGAISYDDGLKVTPYSGIVTILHNIDPNVDEERDRLAHQIRMSLPDIELDKYPLAKVEVIDEDHDYYTDGNILMIGVATHNDNLQTLDVAVNEVQSEI